One Malaclemys terrapin pileata isolate rMalTer1 chromosome 21, rMalTer1.hap1, whole genome shotgun sequence DNA window includes the following coding sequences:
- the MLLT11 gene encoding protein AF1q: protein MLDTANSQYNSFLYWRMPIPELDLAELEGLGLTDAALYKAKGGVGKRSGAWKQPRQDISEEEDTLLQFNSFNFWRAPIASVSAFDFDLV, encoded by the coding sequence ATGCTGGACACGGCGAACAGCCAGTACAACTCCTTTCTCTATTGGAGGATGCCCATCCCGGAGCTCGACCTGGCggagctggaggggctggggttgACCGACGCGGCGCTCTACAAAGCCAAGGGAGGTGTGGGCAAGCGGTCCGGGGCCTGGAAACAGCCCAGGCAGGACATCTCCGAGGAAGAGGACACTCTCCTGCAGTTCAACAGCTTCAATTTCTGGCGCGCGCCGATAGCCAGCGTTAGCGCGTTCGATTTTGATCTGGTCTGA
- the LOC128826894 gene encoding SLAM family member 9-like: MAGTPRSFLLFLLLVSQPRDTSPAITHCSPKVVKGILGESVVLPLDSKEMFKNIRWSAPSPRQDEASGRTVPLAVVTPGAPGALPRLDVEDERYRGRLRLYGQTYSLEISNLTMADEGKYEVVQTLIAYNQYICDYPLYIYKRLSEPEIRILSVMAGNGTCNVTFTCSAGVGNETIKYIWTRPAGAPVFSTEVSLLVQHRLGDEDSPVTCTAMNPVSRSSASASPKVACEGPALPQTPALSYCRAKGILVLGVLGALLAGILTVHVLAAREQRRP; the protein is encoded by the exons ATGGCAGGAACTCCCCGTTCCTTCCTTCTTTTCCTCCTGCTGGTTTCCCAGCCCAGGG ACACAAGTCCTGCTATCACACACTGTTCCCCCAAAGTGGTGAAAGGAATTCTGGGAGAATCAGTCGTCCTCCCGCTTGATTCCAAGGAGATGTTCAAGAACATCAGGTGGTCCGCACCCAGCCCTCGCCAGGACGAAGCCTCAGGCAGAACGGTGCCTCTTGCTGTCGTCACACCGGGGGCGCCCGGAGCCCTGCCCCGTCTTGATGTGGAGGACGAGCGATACAGAGGGCGACTGAGACTCTACGGCCAGACCTATTCACTGGAGATCAGCAACCTGACGATGGCAGATGAGGGCAAATATGAAGTAGTGCAAACTCTAATTGCATACAATCAATACATCTGTGACTATCCCCTGTACATCTACA AGCGACTGTCGGAGCCGGAGATCAGGATCCTCTCTGTGATGGCTGGGAACGGCACCTGCAACGTGACCTTCACCTGCAGCGCTGGGGTGGGGAATGAGACCATCAAATACATCTGGACGCGCCCAGCAGGGGCCCCTGTTTTCTCTACTGAGGTATCCCTGCTGGTCCAGCACAGACTGGGGGATGAGGACTCGCCCGTCACCTGCACAGCCATGAACCCCGTCAGCCGCAGCTCAGCCAGCGCCTCCCCCAAGGTGGCCTGTGAAG GTcccgccctgccccagaccccagcGCTGTCCTACTGCCGCGCCAAGGGGATCCttgtgctgggggtgctgggagccctgCTGGCTGGGATCCTCACGGTGCACGTCCTCGCCGCGAGGGAGCAGAGACGGCCCTGA